The following proteins are encoded in a genomic region of Diabrotica virgifera virgifera chromosome 1, PGI_DIABVI_V3a:
- the LOC126878867 gene encoding uncharacterized protein LOC126878867, producing the protein MFRKRTIKMVEKCTDVLQTEANSKDTIQDEKIIEVSINKLPIPGSNNSFDKNKKIFINQSSENPNIEDSQETSVSLLAFEHSYSRPILTGLKELDNVDTKNDVHDENNVNILNEGEIIDAENHEKNEDNLIIIDERSFEVFQELDNVDININDVHDESNVNILNEGEIIDAENHEKNEDNLIIIDERSFEVFQELDNVDININYVHDENNVNILNEGEIIDAENHEKNEDNLITIDERSFEVFQELDNVDININDVHDENNVNILNEGEIIEAENHEKNEDNLIIINDERSFEVFQELDNVDININDVHDENNVNILNEGEIIDAENHEEIQNDTEEPTNSRKRKRDENKWKKNVRKRLRNSGQEYLSVKGTTVREKEFRFFECKCNFKCKTKFISEKREEIHKYFYNLKDWKLQTMYIQSHVKVSEVKRKRTKNETSKRNFSHHYFFPISNVNTIEVCKNVFKHTLRISDQRISHAILKTTPDDMRGKHEPHNKTKISTREHIKIFLKKFPVYQSHYSRKKSPHRFYLSPSLNINIMYSLYKQHCKDEIPEFVPSSDYVFRDVFNKDFNYHFHPPLKDTCKTCNLLKNKIDCSSNEVEKLSLREELESHQILTEQAREAMKSDVAITKALNSDSLLICFDLMKTLPTPDLDVGICYYKRQLWTYLLGIHDMTTDEVITYLWNESIASRGPDEIASCLIHFFKYHAGDKSHIIMYSDQCGGQNKNIKLTAIMDYVVNSNEFHVKKIDHKFLIPGHTYLPCDQDFGLIEKAKKYYKKIYLPADWSEVVKNACKKRPFIVNMMSSKMFFSSKQLLKQITNRKKTQDGEKVVWRTMVHIQIKKDSNLKILYKTSFNENSQFHEVDLKKRGPLNLYSSPLSLLYPNGRTVDQKKIKDIEDLMVFIPPIAQEFYKNLNTSVGVEDILYTSSSEDEN; encoded by the exons atgTTTCGTAAAAGAACAATAAAAATGGTAGAGAAGTGTACTGATGTGTTACAAACTGAGGCTAATAGCAAAG ACACAATACAAGATGAAAAAATAATCGAAGTTAGCATCAATAAACTGCCAATACCAGGATCTAATAACAGCtttgacaaaaataagaaaatatttattaatcaaAGTTCTGAAAATCCTAACATTGAAGACAGTCAAGAAACTTCTGTTAGTTTACTTGCTTTTGAACACTCTTATAGTAGGCCTATTTTGACTGGTTTAAAAGAGCTAGACAACGTAGATACTAAAAATGATGTTCATGATGAAAACAATGTAAACATATTAAATGAAGGTGAAATAATAGATGCTGAGAATCATGAAAAGAATGAAGATAACTTGATTATTATTGATGAAAGATCTTTCGAAGTTTTTCAAGAGCTAGACAACGTAGATATTAATATAAATGATGTTCATGATGAAAGCAATGTAAACATATTAAATGAAGGTGAAATAATAGATGCTGAGAATCATGAGAAGAATGAAGATAACTTGATTATTATTGATGAAAGATCTTTCGAAGTTTTTCAAGAGCTAGACAACGtagatattaatataaattatGTTCATGATGAAAACAATGTAAACATATTAAATGAAGGTGAAATAATAGATGCTGAGAATCATGAGAAGAATGAAGATAACTTGATTACTATTGATGAAAGATCTTTCGAAGTTTTTCAAGAGCTAGACAACGTAGATATTAATATAAATGATGTTCATGATGAAAACAATGTAAACATATTGAATGAAGGTGAAATAATAGAAGCTGAGAATCATGAAAAGAATGAAGATAACTTGATTATTATTAATGATGAAAGATCTTTCGAAGTTTTTCAAGAGCTAGACAACGTAGATATTAATATAAATGATGTTCATGATGAAAACAATGTAAACATATTGAATGAGGGTGAAATAATAGATGCTGAGAATCATGAAGAGATACAAAATGATACAGAAGAACCAACCAATTCAAGAAAAAGAAAGAGGGATGAAAATAAATGGAAGAAGAATGTACGAAAACGCCTTAGAAACAGTGGACAGGAATATTTGTCGGTAAAAGGAACTACAGTTAGAGAAAAGGAATTCAGATTTTTTGAGTGCAAATGTAATTTTAAATGTAAGACAAAATTTATTTCCGAAAAAAGAGAAGAAATACATAAATACTTTTACAATTTGAAAGATTGGAAATTACAGACAATGTACATTCAGTCACATGTTAAAGTGAGTGAAGTAAAGAGAAAGCgtacaaaaaatgaaacaagtaAGAGGAATTTTTCACACCACTATTTTTTCCCAATTTCAAATGTAAACACTATAGAAGTTTGTAAGAATGTTTTTAAGCATACCCTAAGAATATCAGACCAAAGAATCTCACATGCCATTTTAAAAACAACACCTGACGATATGAGAGGAAAACATGAGCCCcataataaaactaaaatttcaactcgtgaacatataaaaatttttttgaaaaaattcccTGTTTATCAGTCTCACTATTCTCGAAAGAAAAGCCCTCATAGGTTCTATCTATCACCatctttaaatattaatattatgtattCACTGTATAAACAACACTGTAAAGACGAAATCCCAGAGTTTGTACCAAGTAGTGATTACGTTTTTAGAGATGTCTTCAATAAAGATTTTAATTATCACTTTCACCCTCCTTTAAAAGACACGTGCAAAACATGCAACTtgctaaaaaataaaattgactgttCTTCTAATGAAGTAGAAAAGTTATCCCTTAGGGAAGAACTAGAATCGCATCAAATATTGACCGAACAAGCCAGAGAAGCAATGAAGTCTGATGTTGCAATTACCAAAGCACTAAACAGTGATTCATTATTAATCTGTTTCGATCTCATGAAAACCCTCCCAACGCCAGATTTAGACGTTGGGATCTGTTACTACAAAAGGCAGTTATGGACATATTTATTAGGAATCCATGACATGACAACGGATGAAGTTATTACATATTTATGGAACGAATCTATAGCTTCCAGAGGCCCAGACGAAATTGCTTCATGCCTCATCCACTTCTTCAAATATCATGCTGGGGATAAATCTCATATAATCATGTATAGTGATCAATGCGGTGGTCAAAACAAAAACATAAAATTGACAGCTATTATGGACTATGTTGTAAATAGTAACGAATTTCATGTGAAAAAAATTgaccataaatttttaattccaGGCCATACATATTTACCATGCGATCAAGACTTTGGATTAATAGAAAAGGCAAAGAAAtactacaaaaaaatttatcttCCTGCAGACTGGTCTGAGGTAGTAAAGAATGCATGTAAAAAAAGACCTTTTATAGTTAATATGATGTCTTCTAAGATGTTTTTCTCTTCAAAACAGCTTTTGAAGCAAATTACTAATAGGAAGAAAACACAAGATGGTGAGAAGGTTGTCTGGAGAACCATGGTTCACATCCAAATAAAAAAAGATAGTAATttgaaaatattgtacaaaaCTTCTTTCAATGAGAACAGTCAGTTCCATGAAGTGGATCTAAAAAAACGAGGTCCACTAAACCTTTATTCTTCTCCTCTTTCGTTGTTGTACCCAAATGGGCGTACAGTTGACCAGAAGAAAATAAAAGACATTGAAGATCTAATGGTATTCATACCCCCAATTGCTCAAGAGTTTTACAAAAACCTCAATACTTCTGTTGGTGTTGAAGATATACTGTATACTTCAAGCAGTGAAGATGAAAactaa